In one Tripterygium wilfordii isolate XIE 37 chromosome 22, ASM1340144v1, whole genome shotgun sequence genomic region, the following are encoded:
- the LOC119991993 gene encoding clathrin coat assembly protein AP180-like — protein MPSKLRKALGAVKDQTSISLAKVSGTNASNLEVLILKATRHDDAPIDERYVNEVLQLISSSKVYAAACAQAIGKRIGRTRNWVVALKSLMLVLRIFQDGDPHFSREVLHAMKRGSKILNLSSFRDDSNTSPWDYTAFVRTFGLYLDERLNCFITGKLQRRFTNKERQNSIPRNSRRVNEPVRDMKPAMLLHKISYWQKLLDRAIGTRPTGAAKTNRLVNISLYAIVRESFDLYRDISDGLALLLDSFFHLQYQSCVTAFQTCVKASKQFEELCSFYDSCKSIAVGRTSEYPSVQKISDELVETLQEFLKDQSNFANANGRSPSSNLSVASSPARDPSSRDQSPEPKERFSDTALEYDSRCTSLEDLMSVTDGGTSPSPSMDLYLDMSERLSQRDDTISETGSTSNQSQLVVHQQPIEGLDFLSFNDWPQEDQSGGPENGDQTTSSICWDLMLPEPADLANGFAPSNTMTDLSDQPSVPDQPYNPFLQDTIEIPETVTNIGGNHVTFPVTDMFSIAPTFQASATSSAENSNEAPSFQVEDDPFAPWPGEKVNGDVSNGVADQQNVLEEQQLWLQQQDKIIAKYLS, from the coding sequence ATGCCTAGCAAGCTAAGAAAGGCACTTGGCGCAGTGAAGGACCAAACCAGCATAAGCCTAGCAAAAGTTTCTGGAACAAATGCTTCAAACCTTGAAGTTTTGATTCTTAAAGCAACAAGACATGATGATGCACCCATTGATGAACGTTATGTGAACGAAGTCCTCCAACTCATATCCAGCAGCAAAGTTTACGCGGCGGCCTGTGCGCAAGCCATCGGTAAACGGATTGGGAGGACAAGAAACTGGGTTGTGGCTTTGAAATCTCTAATGCTTGTGCTACGAATTTTTCAAGATGGTGATCCTCATTTTTCCAGAGAAGTTCTTCACGCAATGAAGCGCGGATCGAAGATCCTTAACCTTTCAAGCTTTAGAGATGATTCAAACACAAGCCCTTGGGATTACACTGCATTTGTGAGGACATTTGGTCTGTATCTTGATGAACGGTTGAATTGTTTTATTACAGGGAAGCTTCAAAGAAGATTCACCAACAAAGAACGGCAGAACAGCATTCCTAGAAACAGCAGACGTGTTAACGAGCCCGTTCGAGACATGAAACCAGCAATGCTGCTTCACAAGATCTCTTATTGGCAAAAACTGCTTGATAGAGCAATTGGGACAAGACCAACAGGTGCAGCCAAGACAAACAGGCTAGTTAACATTTCTCTTTATGCCATCGTTCGAGAAAGTTTCGATCTTTATCGAGACATTTCAGATGGACTAGCCCTCCTTCTGGATAGCTTTTTCCATTTACAGTATCAATCATGTGTTACTGCATTCCAAACATGCGTCAAAGCCTCGAAACAATTCGAAGAGCTTTGTTCATTCTATGATTCGTGTAAAAGCATTGCAGTTGGGAGAACCTCTGAGTACCCAAGTGTGCAAAAGATATCAGATGAACTTGTGGAGACATTGCAAGAGTTCTTGAAAGACCAATCCAATTTCGCTAATGCAAATGGGAGATCTCCATCTTCAAATTTGTCCGTTGCTTCTTCACCGGCAAGGGATCCGTCTTCGCGGGACCAGTCACCTGAACCAAAAGAGAGGTTTTCAGATACGGCTTTAGAGTATGATTCGAGATGTACATCATTGGAGGACCTTATGAGTGTCACTGATGGAGGGACAAGTCCATCTCCATCAATGGATCTTTATCTAGACATGTCTGAAAGATTATCTCAAAGAGACGACACAATCAGTGAAACTGGTAGCACGTCAAACCAATCACAATTAGTTGTTCATCAACAGCCAATTGAGGGATTAGATTTTCTATCTTTCAATGACTGGCCACAAGAAGATCAATCTGGGGGCCCAGAAAATGGGGATCAAACTACTTCCTCAATCTGTTGGGATCTTATGCTACCAGAGCCTGCGGATTTAGCTAATGGGTTCGCACCATCGAACACCATGACCGATCTTTCTGATCAACCTTCAGTACCCGATCAGCCATACAATCCATTTCTACAAGATACAATAGAGATCCCTGAAACTGTCACCAATATTGGTGGCAATCATGTCACGTTTCCTGTCACGGATATGTTCTCCATTGCACCCACATTTCAGGCTAGTGCAACATCGTCTGCGGAGAATTCAAACGAGGCACCGTCATTTCAAGTTGAAGATGACCCGTTCGCGCCATGGCCTGGCGAAAAGGTTAATGGAGATGTATCTAATGGTGTTGCAGACCAGCAGAATGTATTGGAAGAACAGCAACTGTGGCTGCAGCAACAAGATAAGATTATAGCTAAGTATCTGTCTTGA
- the LOC119991994 gene encoding tyrosine-protein phosphatase DSP1 — protein sequence MKVNNAATANDEQEAPMCRTIEVAVVDYRDLSPPEVPAPVPGDELSLIPPLNFAMVDNGIFRSGFPDSANFAFLQTLGLRSIICLCPEPYPQANMEFLKAEGIRLFQFGIEGYKEPFVNIPEDTIREALKVVLDVKNHPVLIHCKRGKHRTGCLVGCLRKLQRWCLSSIFDEYQRFAAAKARVSDQRFMELFDIFSLKHLPMSFSCSRR from the exons ATGAAAGTAAACAACGCAGCCACCGCGAACGACGAGCAAGAAGCACCGATGTGTCGGACCATCGAAGTCGCTGTAGTAGACTACCGCGATCTCTCGCCGCCGGAGGTTCCTGCTCCGGTTCCTGGAGACGAGCTAAGTCTCATTCCGCCACTGAACTTCGCGATGGTCGATAATGGCATATTTAGGTCCGGCTTCCCGGACTCTGCAAACTTCGCCTTCCTCCAAACATTAGGCCTCCGCTCCATCAT ATGTTTGTGTCCGGAGCCTTATCCACAGGCGAACATGGAGTTTTTGAAGGCCGAAGGGATTAGGCTTTTTCAGTTTGGAATTGAAGGTTACAAG GAGCCTTTCGTAAACATACCAGAGGATACAATTCGTGAAGCACTAAAAGTTGTCCTTG ATGTAAAGAACCACCCTGTTCTGATTCATTGTAAACGAGGGAAG CATCGAACTGGTTGCCTTGTTGGATGCCTAAGGAAATTGCAAAGATGGTGCTTGTCTTCTATTTTTGATGAGTACCAGCGATTTGCAGCTGCTAAAGCTAGAGTTTCAGATCAGAGGTTTATGGAATTGTTTGATATCTTTAGCTTGAAGCATCTGCCAATGTCGTTTTCATGCTCGAGGAGGTAG